From Riemerella anatipestifer ATCC 11845 = DSM 15868, a single genomic window includes:
- a CDS encoding DUF3127 domain-containing protein: MELQGTIKKIGETQTFPSGFQKRELVLLTQEQYPQPINIEFLQEKVHALEPFSEGDAVKIGINIRGREWTSPQGEVKYFNSIVGWRIEKTEGSGYQNEPTKAMNAPQATSSSNENPFEDEDDDLPF; encoded by the coding sequence ATGGAGTTACAAGGTACAATTAAAAAAATAGGAGAAACACAAACATTTCCAAGTGGGTTTCAGAAAAGAGAATTAGTTTTACTAACCCAAGAACAATACCCACAACCTATCAATATAGAATTTTTACAAGAAAAAGTTCATGCTTTAGAACCTTTTTCCGAAGGTGATGCCGTGAAAATAGGCATCAACATTAGAGGTAGAGAATGGACAAGCCCTCAAGGTGAAGTAAAGTACTTTAACTCTATCGTTGGCTGGAGAATAGAAAAAACCGAAGGTTCTGGCTATCAAAACGAACCTACAAAAGCCATGAACGCTCCACAAGCAACCTCATCATCTAACGAAAATCCTTTTGAGGACGAAGATGACGATTTACCATTTTAA
- the aat gene encoding leucyl/phenylalanyl-tRNA--protein transferase: protein MILLPKETTVFPNPYYQKEDIVAIGGDLSPKRVLLAYQNGIFPWFNEGEEILWWSPLERFVLFPRQIKISKSMRKIMKSNCFEFKENHNFEAVIKNCAYIKRSEQDGTWITEQMIETYLRLHQLGIAKSIEVYQNNILVGGFYGIMTHNIFCGESMFSKASNASKAGLIYFAEKYHNQVRLIDCQVYSQHLESLGATLIRKEIFLDILDPQIKNKKLCELNSYTQQS from the coding sequence ATGATTCTTTTACCTAAAGAAACTACCGTTTTTCCTAATCCCTATTATCAAAAAGAAGACATTGTAGCTATTGGTGGCGACCTTTCTCCTAAAAGAGTACTATTAGCTTACCAAAATGGCATTTTCCCATGGTTTAATGAAGGGGAAGAAATCCTTTGGTGGTCTCCGCTAGAAAGGTTCGTATTATTTCCTAGACAGATAAAAATATCTAAATCTATGAGGAAAATTATGAAAAGTAATTGTTTTGAGTTTAAAGAAAATCACAACTTTGAAGCCGTTATTAAAAATTGTGCTTATATAAAACGCTCCGAACAAGATGGGACTTGGATTACTGAGCAAATGATAGAAACCTATCTTAGATTACACCAACTAGGCATAGCAAAAAGTATAGAAGTTTATCAGAATAACATTCTCGTCGGTGGATTTTATGGTATCATGACTCATAATATATTCTGTGGAGAAAGTATGTTTAGTAAGGCAAGCAACGCCTCTAAAGCTGGACTTATCTATTTTGCTGAGAAATATCACAATCAAGTAAGACTGATAGACTGTCAGGTTTATTCCCAACATTTAGAAAGCCTTGGAGCGACACTCATAAGAAAGGAGATTTTCCTTGATATTTTAGACCCCCAAATTAAAAACAAAAAGCTGTGTGAACTAAATAGTTACACACAGCAATCCTAA
- a CDS encoding S41 family peptidase, whose translation MHSRVSYIILLVIVLVSCNSLDRYNRHIETPISKEKLIKDINYVERILFKNHPRIDWYIDQKSLHYSFDSLRETIDKPLTPKEFYLKITPVVAKIKQGHITMKPLLKTYSSSERSRYKESKNPLSGLSYYYEDGRLFIEKNTKKEADVLLRGMEIVSVNGITPQELYEKYKGGLTSDGYNQTFIPYYFAGMVNRFYLNELGFVDSLEIKAKCADSLVIFNAKREFKKIAYKGLNPKEQTKDTLSKVKNEIEHLTKEEKIAKRLEQRKVNRKKRIYGYDTDEKVYINDLSFPVKGDSSIAVLKIRSFSSGRKKAYDEVFKILKEREVRHLVLDLRNNLGGRISQIYHLSKYLSQKEFRMVDDPIVTNKMVYLNYFRGGNIVSKILLSPITIPLFLKNTISTYKDSYGYWRTPIKQSRKTQPKALNYTNKAYVLINGKSFSASSIISAYLKPLPNVILIGEETGGTHNGTVAGMMPRFELPYSKLNIRFGLLSIEPTYKMDKEGRGVMPNIELKEKAENIIEEDDKMLNFVLYDLIPRAFSS comes from the coding sequence ATGCATTCAAGGGTAAGCTATATTATATTGCTAGTGATTGTGTTAGTGAGTTGTAATTCGCTAGATAGATATAATCGACATATAGAAACGCCTATTTCCAAAGAGAAATTGATAAAGGATATTAACTATGTGGAGAGGATTTTGTTTAAAAATCACCCTAGAATAGATTGGTATATAGACCAAAAGTCATTGCACTATTCTTTTGATTCTTTGAGGGAAACAATAGACAAACCATTAACTCCAAAGGAATTTTATTTAAAAATAACACCTGTGGTGGCCAAGATAAAACAAGGTCATATCACGATGAAGCCTCTCCTTAAAACTTATTCAAGTTCAGAAAGAAGTAGATATAAGGAATCCAAAAATCCTTTAAGTGGGTTAAGCTATTATTATGAAGATGGACGATTATTTATAGAAAAAAATACCAAAAAAGAGGCTGATGTTCTTCTTAGAGGTATGGAAATCGTTTCGGTTAATGGCATAACTCCTCAAGAATTATATGAAAAATATAAAGGAGGGCTTACTTCAGATGGTTATAATCAAACCTTTATTCCATACTATTTTGCGGGTATGGTTAATCGTTTTTATCTAAATGAGTTAGGTTTTGTGGATAGTCTGGAAATAAAAGCAAAATGTGCAGATAGCTTGGTAATTTTTAATGCCAAAAGGGAGTTTAAAAAAATAGCTTATAAAGGATTAAACCCTAAAGAACAAACTAAAGACACTCTTTCTAAAGTTAAAAATGAGATTGAACATTTAACGAAAGAAGAAAAAATAGCTAAAAGATTAGAACAAAGGAAGGTTAATAGGAAAAAGAGAATTTATGGTTATGATACAGATGAAAAAGTTTATATAAATGATTTATCTTTCCCCGTGAAAGGAGATTCTAGTATAGCGGTTCTTAAAATCAGAAGTTTTTCTTCGGGTCGTAAGAAGGCTTATGACGAAGTTTTTAAGATATTAAAAGAGCGTGAAGTTAGACACTTAGTATTAGACCTTAGAAATAATTTAGGAGGTCGTATTTCTCAAATATACCACTTATCAAAATACTTGTCTCAAAAGGAGTTTCGTATGGTTGATGACCCCATAGTAACAAATAAAATGGTGTATCTTAATTACTTTAGAGGCGGGAATATTGTGAGTAAAATATTGCTTTCTCCCATTACTATTCCTCTTTTTCTTAAAAATACAATTTCTACTTATAAAGATTCCTATGGATATTGGCGTACTCCGATTAAACAATCTCGAAAAACACAGCCTAAAGCACTTAATTATACTAATAAAGCTTATGTGTTAATCAATGGTAAAAGCTTTTCTGCCTCTAGCATCATTAGTGCGTATCTCAAACCTTTACCAAATGTAATCTTAATAGGAGAAGAAACAGGTGGTACACACAATGGAACAGTAGCTGGTATGATGCCTAGATTTGAATTACCATATTCAAAACTAAATATAAGGTTTGGACTGCTTAGTATAGAGCCTACTTATAAAATGGATAAAGAGGGAAGGGGAGTAATGCCTAATATTGAGCTCAAAGAAAAAGCAGAAAATATTATCGAAGAAGATGATAAAATGTTAAACTTTGTGCTTTATGATTTAATTCCTCGTGCCTTTTCTTCGTGA